AACTTCGAACTGCCCGAGGCCTTGCTGGCTGAGCTGGGCTAGGGGCCGGATCATGCCGTGCTGCTGCAGGAATGCCAGGGGGGAAGCCTCCGGCGGCCAAAGGGCGGCGCCCTTTGGAATCCCTTCTTGCTTTCGAGCAAGGGCGGCAGGCGCATGGTGATGGTAATGAACGGAGTGGAGGCCTGACATGGCCTCCGTGGTGGTGCTTGGCCTGGACCCCGGCTCGCGCAACACCGGCTGGGGCATCGTCCGCGAACAGTCCGGAGTGCTGTCCCTGGTTGACGCCGGGGTCATCCGGGTGGAGCGCCTGGGCCACATGGACCTGCGCCTGGGGGCCATATTCGAGGAGCTGGCCAAGCTCCTGGCCAGCCACAAGCCGGACGAGGCGGCCATGGAGGATGTGTTCGTCTCCAAGAACGTCTCCTCGGCGCTTAAGCTTGGGCAGGCCCGGGGCGCGGCCATGGCATGCTGCGCCGTTGCCGGGCTGAGAGTTCATGCCTACGAGCCCACCGTGGTGAAAAAAAGCCTGGTGGGCGTGGGCCGGGCTGAAAAGTCGCAGGTGGCCTTCATGGTCGCACAGGTGCTCGGATGCCGAAAACCGCTGGCCGCAGACGCTTCGGACGCGCTCGCCGTGGCCGTGTGCCACTTGAACCAGAGGCGCGTGAAGCGCCTCTCAGGGGAGCCATGATCGCCTATCTTCGCGGTGAACTCCTGGAGAAATCCGAAAAGAGCTGCCTGGTCCTCACGGCCTCGGGTGTCGGCTATGAACTGAGCGTGTCCACGCCCACGGCTGCCAACCTCCCGGGCAAGGGCGAAGAGACCTCCCTGTACGTGCACGCCCAGACCGGCGAAGACGGCACCCGCCTCTTCGGCTTCGCTTCAGGCGAGGAGCGCCGGGCCTTCCGCTCGCTCATCGAGGTTCCCAAATTAGGCCCCAAGACCGCGCTTTCCATGCTTTCCTGCTACTCGGTGGCGGACCTGGCCTCCATTGCCGCGCGCGAGGACGTCGCGGCCCTGTCCCAGGTGCCCGGCATTGGCAAGAAGAGCGCCCAGCGCATGATCCTGGAACTCAAGTACGCCCTGGCTGACATCTCCGCCTCGCCCCAGGCCGTGTCCGGGCAGACCCCGGCCGGGTCCGTGTTCCGCGACGCCCTGGCGGCCCTGGTCAACTTGGGCTATACGGATTCCCAGGCCGGTCCCATCCTGCGCGAGGCCCTGGAGGCCGAACCGGACCTGGACGTGGCCCAGGCCATACGCGCCTGCTTGAAAAAGATCGCGGCCTCCAAAGCATGACCAAGCCCGTAGAAGACACCATACGCCCCAACCGCCTGGCTGATTTCATCGGCCAGGACGACCTGCGCTCCAATCTGCAGGTCTATCTCTCTTCGGCAACCGAGCGGGGCAAGTCCCTGGACCACACCCTTTTCTACGGCCCGCCGGGTCTGGGAAAGACCACCCTGGCCCAGATAATGTCCTCGGAACTGGGGGTGAACCTCATCTCCACCTCGGGCCCGGTGCTGGAACGTGGCGGCGATCTGGCCGCCATTCTCACCAATCTTGGCAGCCACGACATCCTCTTCATCGACGAAATCCACCGCATGCCTCCGGCCGTTGAGGAGATCCTCTATCCGGCCATGGAGGACTTCAAGCTGGACCTCATCATCGGCCAGGGGCCCGGCGCGCGCACGGTGAAAATTGATCTCGAGCCCTTCACCCTGGTGGGGGCCACCACCCGCATCGGACTTCTCACCTCACCCCTGCGCGACCGCTTCGGCGTGATCTTCCGCCTGGATTTCTACTCGCCCAAGGAACTGGCCACCATCGTCACCCGGGCCGCCAAGATACTTGGCGTCAAGCTCACCCCGGAGGCGGCCCTGGAGATCGGCAAGCGTTCGCGGGGCACGCCCCGCATCGCCGGGCGACTTTTGCGGCGGGTGCGCGACTTCGCCGTGGTGTCCTCCATCGAGGTCATCGACGAGGAACTCTCCCGCGTGGCCCTTGGGCGCATGGACGTGGACCCGCACGGCCTGGACCAGATGGACCGCAAGATACTCTCCTGCCTGGTGGACCAGTTCGGCGGAGGCCCCGTCGGGGTGAAGACCCTGGCCGTGGCCTGCTCCGAGGAAGTGCGGACCCTGGAGGACATCTACGAGCCGTATTTGATCCAGTGCGGCCTCATTAAGCGGACATCGCGCGGGCGGGTGGCCACGGCCAAGGCCTACCAGCACCTGAAGACGCACGCGCTGGGCTGAAGACGCTTGGAAGAGGAAGATGCCTCCGGCGGCCAAAGGGACTTCGTCCCTTTGGAATCCCATATAGCCGAAGCGGC
The DNA window shown above is from Desulfovibrio sp. and carries:
- the ruvB gene encoding Holliday junction branch migration DNA helicase RuvB; the protein is MTKPVEDTIRPNRLADFIGQDDLRSNLQVYLSSATERGKSLDHTLFYGPPGLGKTTLAQIMSSELGVNLISTSGPVLERGGDLAAILTNLGSHDILFIDEIHRMPPAVEEILYPAMEDFKLDLIIGQGPGARTVKIDLEPFTLVGATTRIGLLTSPLRDRFGVIFRLDFYSPKELATIVTRAAKILGVKLTPEAALEIGKRSRGTPRIAGRLLRRVRDFAVVSSIEVIDEELSRVALGRMDVDPHGLDQMDRKILSCLVDQFGGGPVGVKTLAVACSEEVRTLEDIYEPYLIQCGLIKRTSRGRVATAKAYQHLKTHALG
- the ruvC gene encoding crossover junction endodeoxyribonuclease RuvC → MASVVVLGLDPGSRNTGWGIVREQSGVLSLVDAGVIRVERLGHMDLRLGAIFEELAKLLASHKPDEAAMEDVFVSKNVSSALKLGQARGAAMACCAVAGLRVHAYEPTVVKKSLVGVGRAEKSQVAFMVAQVLGCRKPLAADASDALAVAVCHLNQRRVKRLSGEP
- the ruvA gene encoding Holliday junction branch migration protein RuvA; this translates as MIAYLRGELLEKSEKSCLVLTASGVGYELSVSTPTAANLPGKGEETSLYVHAQTGEDGTRLFGFASGEERRAFRSLIEVPKLGPKTALSMLSCYSVADLASIAAREDVAALSQVPGIGKKSAQRMILELKYALADISASPQAVSGQTPAGSVFRDALAALVNLGYTDSQAGPILREALEAEPDLDVAQAIRACLKKIAASKA